In a genomic window of Brassica rapa cultivar Chiifu-401-42 chromosome A10, CAAS_Brap_v3.01, whole genome shotgun sequence:
- the LOC103844982 gene encoding putative lipid-transfer protein DIR1: protein MGKNNTKILITALVMIVTASMMIEEAKSVRICNVSTKDLKKCRPAVTGNNPPPPTPQCCQVAKAANLECLCPFLSRSGIDPSKIKALGANCGITKNPSCLP from the exons ATGGGTAAGAACAACACCAAAATCCTCATCACAGCTCTTGTGATGATTGTAACCGCTTCAATGATGATTGAAGAAGCTAAGAGCGTTCGCATATGTAACGTCAGCACAAAGGACTTGAAGAAATGCCGTCCAGCTGTCACTGGAAACAACCCACCACCTCCCACTCCCCAATGCTGCCAGGTGGCCAAAGCCGCTAATCTTGAATGTCTCTGCCCGTTCCTCTCCAGGTCCGGGATTGACCCATCAAAAATCAAGGCTCTAGGAGCCAATTGTGGCATTACCAAAAATCCCTCCTGTTTGCCATG A
- the LOC103844981 gene encoding putative lipid-transfer protein DIR1 — translation MDENNTRTIVAALVIVFVSLVLMEEPTSIPLCNINANTLEKCRPAVTGNNPPLPGDACCIVLQAADLECVCKFKSHIPILATKSHKVHDLLRKCGIKTIPPACQDKTKVS, via the coding sequence ATGGATGAGAACAATACCAGAACCATTGTAGCAGCTCTGGTGATTGTTTTCGTCTCCCTGGTTTTAATGGAAGAACCTACAAGCATTCCCTTATGTAACATCAACGCAAACACCTTGGAGAAGTGCCGTCCAGCAGTCACAGGAAACAACCCGCCGCTTCCAGGTGACGCATGCTGCATAGTCCTCCAAGCTGCTGATCTCGAATGTGTCTGCAAGTTCAAATCTCATATTCCAATTTTAGCGACCAAATCACATAAAGTCCATGATCTTCTGAGAAAATGTGGCATTAAAACAATCCCTCCTGCATGCCAAGATAAAACCAAAGTATCATAG
- the LOC103844983 gene encoding sodium/hydrogen exchanger 4 gives MGIGLTEFLSIELATEHPKVIPISVFIVILCLCLVIGHLLEENRWVNESITAILVGAVSGTVILLISKGKSSHILVFDEELFFIYLLPPIIFNAGFQVKKKKFFHNFLTIMSFGVIGVFISTTIISFGTWLLFPKLGFKGLTARDYLAIGTIFSSTDTVCTLQILHQDETPLLYSLVFGEGVVNDATSVVLFNAVQKIHFESINGLTALRVLGNFLYLFSTSTLLGIGVGLVTSFVLKTLYFGRHSTTRELAIMVLMAYLSYMLAELFSLSGILTVFFCGVLMSHYASYNVTESSRITSRHVFAMLSFIAETFIFLYVGTDALDFTKWKTSSLSVGGTLEVSGVITALVLLGRAAFVFPLSVLTNLMNRNAQRSESITFKHQVIIWWAGLMRGAVSIALAFKQFTYSGVTTDPLDAAMVTNTIVVVLFTTLVFGFLTKPLVNYLLPHDESSDNTGNSRGKQSAPGSPKEDATLPLLSFDESTSTNLSRAKDSLTLLIEQPVYTIHRYWRKFDDTYMRPVFGGPRPVNQPEC, from the exons ATGGGTATTGGGTTAACGGAGTTTCTATCGATAGAACTAGCCACTGAGCATCCTAAGGTGATACCTATCTCTGTGTTCATCGTCATCCTCTGCCTCTGTTTGGTTATTGGCCACTTACTCGAAGAGAATCGATGGGTCAATGAATCCATTACCGCCATTTTAGTC GGAGCTGTATCAGGAACGGTTATATTACTTATTAGTAAAGGAAAGAGTTCTCATATTTTGGTGTTTGATGAAGAGCTATTCTTCATTTATCTTCTTCCTCCTATCATTTTCAATGCCGG ATTCCAAGTTAAGAAAAAGAAGTTTTTTCACAACTTTTTAACCATCATGTCGTTTGGTGTCATTGGAGTTTTCATCTCCACTACCATTATTTCGTTTG GCACTTGGTTGCTGTTTCCCAAGTTGGGATTCAAGGGATTAACTGCTCGAGACTATCTTG ccattgGAACGATTTTCTCCTCAACTGATACTGTTTGCACTCTACag ATTCTCCATCAAGATGAGACACCATTGCTATACAGCTTAGTATTTGGAGAAGGAGTGGTGAATGATGCAACCTCAGTTGTGCTCTTCAACGCCGTTCAAAAGATTCACTTCGAAAGCATCAACGGTTTGACGGCTCTACGAGTATTAGGAAACTTTTTGTACCTCTTCTCCACAAGCACACTCCTCGGAATTGGT GTGGGGCTAGTAACGTCTTTTGTCCTTAAAACTCTCTATTTTGGaag ACACTCAACCACACGTGAACTCGCGATCATGGTCCTAATGGCTTACCTTTCATATATGTTGGCTGAG CTCTTCTCATTAAGTGGGATTCTCACTGTATTCTTCTGTGGTGTTTTGATGTCGCATTATGCATCGTATAACGTGACAGAGAGTTCAAGAATCACTTCCAG GCACGTATTTGCGATGCTTTCCTTTATTGCGGAGACATTCATATTTCTGTATGTTGGAACAGATGCTCTTGATTTTACCAAGTGGAAGACTAGCAGCTTAAG TGTTGGGGGTACTTTGGAGGTCTCCGGTGTCATAACCGCATTAGTATTGCTTGGACGAGCAGCGTTTGTGTTTCCACTCTCTGTCTTAACTAATCTCATGAATCGAAACGCTCAAAGAAGCGAGTCTATCACATTCAAGCACCAG GTGATTATTTGGTGGGCGGGGCTTATGCGAGGTGCTGTCTCAATTGCTCTGGCTTTCAAGCAG TTCACATACTCGGGTGTTACAACGGATCCTCTGGATGCTGCCATGGTCACCAACACCATCGTCGTTGTCCTCTTTACTACACTG GTGTTTGGTTTCCTCACAAAGCCACTTGTGAACTATCTTCTTCCTCACGACGAAAGTAGTGACAACACCGGTAATAGTAGAGGTAAACAGAGTGCGCCAGGTTCCCCGAAGGAAGATGCGACGCTTCCTCTACTCTCCTTTGACGAGTCTACTTCCACCAACTTAAGCAGAGCTAAAGATAGTCTCACCCTTCTGATTGAACAGCCTGTTTACACCATCCACCGCTACTGGAGAAAGTTTGATGATACTTATATGAGACCTGTCTTCGGTGGACCTCGTCCAGTTAATCAACCAGAATGCTAG
- the LOC103844984 gene encoding glycerophosphodiester phosphodiesterase GDPDL4 — protein MTTYMRDKPSMLGSRASKFLLSALILIHLLPTQLLAQRSKSPWQTLTGSAPLIIARGGFSGLLPDSSVDAYSIVSQTSVSGAVLWCDVQLTKDGVGICFPDVKMMNASSIQDAYPKRKNSYLVNGVPTQDWFTIDFTLKDLKSVFLIRGILSRSDAFDNNQYAISTVQDIAMELKPKSFWLNVQHDAFYAQHNLSISKFMLSLPKTVTINYLSSPEVTFLRSIGGRFGKAGPKFVFRFLEKDDVEVSTNQTYGTLLGNLTFIKTFASGVLVPKSYIWPLEDQYLSPHTSFVQDAHKAGLEVYASGFANDFDMAYNYSFDPLAEYLSFMDNGDFSVDGFLSDFPLTASSAVDCFSHLGSNASTQVDFLVISKNGASGDYPGCTDLAYSKAIKDGADIIDCSVQMSLDGIPFCLNSVDLGESTNIVQSPFRNRSATVPEIAPLGGLYSFSLTWSEIQTLRPAITNPYNRDFNLFRNPKERSSGKLVSLSDFLNLAKSSTSLAGVLISVENAAYLREKQGLDVVKAVLDTLTKAGYSNATTTTKKVMIQSTNSSVLVDFKKQSRYETVYQVEETIRDILDSAIQDIKKFADAVVVRKNSVFPVSESFTTGQTNLVERLQRFQLPVYVELFRNEFVSQPWDFLSDATVEINSHVTGAGINGTITEFPLTAARYKRNKCLTRKDLPPYMSPVQPAGLLSIMSPTSLPPAEAPNPVFTDADVTEPPLPPVIAKAPTSSPGPLSTDEKAPNGQTRVTLSLLLSAFAMVLASLLLL, from the exons ATGACAACATACATGCGAGACAAACCATCAATGCTTGGGTCACGAGCTTCCAAGTTTCTACTCTCTGCTCTCATCTTGATCCACTTGCTACCTACTCAACTCCTTGCTCAAAGATCTAAATCTCCATGGCAGACACTCACTG GATCTGCTCCTCTTATCATAGCACGTGGCGGGTTTTCTGGGTTATTGCCAGATTCAAGCGTCGATGCTTACAGTATCGTATCTCAGACAAGTGTCTCCGGTGCTGTTCTCTGGTGTGATGTGCAGCTTACCAAAGATGGAGTTGGGATTTGCTTCCCCGATGTAAAAATGATGAATGCTTCTAGTATCCAAGATGCTTACCCTAAACGGAAAAACTCTTACCTGGTTAATGGTGTCCCTACTCAAGATTGGTTCACCATTGATTTTACCTTGAAGGATCTCAAATCCGTTTTCT TGATCCGAGGAATATTATCACGATCTGATGCATTCGATAACAACCAATACGCCATTTCAACAGTACAAGATATCGCTATGGAGTTGAAACCCAAGAGCTTTTGGTTAAATGTTCAG CACGACGCGTTCTATGCGCAGCATAACCTGAGCATAAGCAAGTTTATGCTATCACTCCCCAAAACTGTGACTATTAACTATCTCTCTTCCCCTGAGGTTACTTTCCTACGGAGCATCGGTGGCCGTTTTGGTAAAGCCGGGCCAAAGTTTGTGTTCAGGTTTCTCGAGAAAGACGATGTTGAGGTGTCAACTAATCAAACATATGGAACTCTCCTGGGAAACCTAACTTTCATCAAGACGTTTGCTTCAGGAGTTCTTGTTCCAAAGTCTTACATATGGCCGCTCGAAGACCAGTACTTGAGTCCCCACACATCCTTTGTTCAAGATGCTCACAAAGCAGGATTAGAAGTATACGCGTCAGGCTTTGCAAATGATTTTGACATGGCGTACAACTACAGTTTTGATCCGTTGGCTGAGtacttatccttcatggacaatgGTGACTTCTCTGTGGATGGCTTTCTATCTGATTTTCCACTAACTGCATCTTCTGCTGTTG ATTGTTTCTCCCATCTTGGAAGTAATGCTTCAACACAAG TGGATTTTCTTGTAATATCCAAAAATGGAGCAAGTGGGGACTACCCTGGGTGCACTGACTTGGCCTATTCAAAGGCTATCAAAGATGGTGCTGACATCATCGATTGTTCTGTTCAAATGTCGTTGGACGGGATCCCGTTTTGCTTAAACTCAGTTGATCTTGGAGAGAGCACGAACATTGTCCAAAGCCCTTTCAGAAACCGTTCAGCAACTGTTCCTGAGATCGCTCCTCTTGGTGGATTATACAGCTTTAGTCTGACATGGTCTGAGATTCAAACCTTGAGAC CTGCGATTACAAATCCATACAACAGGGACTTCAACTTGTTTAGGAACCCCAAGGAGAGAAGTTCAGGGAAGCTTGTTTCACTTTCTGATTTCTTGAACTTGGCGAAAAGCTCCACCTCTCTTGCTGGTGTTTTGATCAGCGTTGAA AATGCAGCATACCTGAGAGAGAAGCAAGGTCTCGACGTTGTCAAAGCCGTTCTCGATACACTCACCAAAGCTGGTTACAGCAACGCGACAACAACAACCAAAAAGGTTATGATTCAGTCAACAAACAGCTCGGTTTTGGTAGACTTCAAGAAACAGAGCCGGTACGAGACGGTATACCAAGTGGAAGAAACAATCCGAGACATCCTCGACTCTGCAATCCAAGACATAAAGAAGTTCGCTGACGCCGTCGTGGTCAGAAAAAACTCTGTCTTCCCAGTCAGCGAAAGCTTCACCACTGGACAAACCAATCTGGTGGAGAGGCTACAGAGGTTCCAGCTTCCTGTTTACGTTGAACTGTTCCGCAACGAGTTTGTTTCTCAGCCGTGGGACTTCTTGTCAGATGCAACGGTGGAGATAAACTCGCATGTTACTGGAGCTGGTATCAATGGAACCATCACCGAGTTCCCTTTAACAGCCGCTAGATACAAAA GGAACAAGTGCTTGACACGGAAAGACCTGCCTCCATACATGAGCCCGGTTCAGCCAGCTGGACTCTTATCCATTATGAGTCCTACTTCATTACCTCCAGCTGAAGCACCAAACCCGGTTTTCACAGATGCTGATGTCACTGAACCACCACTACCTCCGGTCATAGCCAAAGCCCCTACGAGCAGTCCTGGACCATTATCAACCGATGAAAAAGCTCCTAATGGACAAACCCGTGTCACTCtgtctcttcttctctctgcATTCGCCATGGTTCTAGCCTCTCTTTTACTTCTGTGA
- the LOC103844985 gene encoding protein GAMETE EXPRESSED 1 produces the protein MDHFKRRYLLFLLITLIDSPITCHSWGWFSSSGENTNPSSSRSIKSNTEFSIEVFSDKKAVQVLEDAKNKLAGPNSCWQNAYGYLLSGCKGMVATEEQRKRFAWHLSDCFQKESGRPDFPTCNDKQTMMSCLKKLDDHEHKIYLEFMLETNTICQQLQSHALKNEIERLVNDLKRSAQNTEEKLDILESKSDDILQGTSKIHESVGLIDVVVNNVAHKTNTIGTQMSGLSQQTRDIYQEQKSITESQLALKEGQEKMGEAMKVGMEMFNDSVTDVKDGVDRLKNDTKQIGGKINQLGEKMSEKMTALENQTSIIGTMTNSTLDNQQKLLEGQSVAIDSIQSLNQFQSEALQESRSTLQRFAEFSQEQQEDLAKRQEQLQQVHDHLFENSKSMLAAQEAFEAKQASMFVALDKLFALHNAMLLESRVIKAFFIYFLSIFVIYMFTSTKQTYTIRPRLYIGLCVTLALEVASLRYVNDEEHRAWVINVLRSLFAVLASAQLLHSAFTYRDYEVLNHNILLRLVDKVNSMQSKREILWDEDTDSEVDWNSWIDTDITDDDDSLGDPDYRIPEQIKDNVGFTSSMTKRLYNLRPR, from the exons ATGGATCATTTTAAAAGAAGATATCTTCTGTTTCTATTGATCACACTTATAGATTCTCCAATAACATGCCACAGCTGGGGATGGTTCTCTTCTTCTGGAGAAAACACAAACCCTTCTTCCTCGCGGTCTATCAAATCCAACACCGAGTTTTCCATAGAAGTATTCAGTGACAAGAAGGCGGTTCAAGTCCTTGAAGACGCTAAAAACAAGCTTGCAGGTCCAAACAGCTGCTGGCAAAACGCATATGGTTACCTCCTGAGTGGTTGCAAGGGCATGGTTGCCACTGAAGAACAGAGGAAGAGATTTGCTTGGCATCTAAGCGATTGCTTCCAAAAAGAATCAGGAAGACCTGATTTTCCCACTTGCAATGATAAACAAACGATGATGAGTTGTCTCAAGAAGTTAGATGATCATGAGCATAAGATCTATCTCGAATTCATGCTTGAGACCAACACCATCTGCCAACAACTACA GAGTCATGCACTCAAGAATGAGATAGAGAGGCTTGTGAATGATTTAAAGAGATCAGCTCAAAACACAGAAGAGAAACTAGATATCCTAGAGAGCAAATCAGATGATATACTGCAAGGCACGAGCAAGATTCATGAATCTGTTGGGTTAATAGATGTTGTGGTTAATAACGTGGCGCACAAGACAAACACGATAGGAACTCAAATGAGTGGTTTGTCACAACAAACAAGAGATATCTATCAAGAACAGAAGAGCATTACTGAGTCACAGTTAGCGTTAAAGGAAGGCCAAGAGAAGATGGGAGAAGCGATGAAAGTTGGAATGGAGATGTTCAATGACTCTGTCACTGATGTCAAGGACGGTGTTGATAGGTTGAAGAACGACACAAAGCAGATCGGTGGGAAGATAAACCAACTTGGAGAAAAGATGTCGGAGAAGATGACTGCTTTGGAGAATCAAACTAGTATCATCGGAACTATGACTAACAGTACTTTAGATAATCAGCAGAAGCTTTTGGAAGGACAATCTGTGGCGATTGATAGTATACAGTCTCTCAACCAGTTTCAAAGTGAAGCATTGCAAGAGAGTAGGAGTACGTTGCAACGTTTTGCGGAGTTTAGTCAGGAGCAACAGGAAGATCTTGCGAAGAGGCAAGAACAGCTTCAACAGGTTCATGATCACCTGTTTGAGAATTCAAAGTCAATGTTGGCAGCTCAGGAAGCGTTTGAGGCAAAACAGGCAAGCATGTTTGTGGCTTTGGATAAGTTGTTTGCTTTGCACAATGCGATGCTTTTGGAGTCAAGGGTGATCAAAGCTTTCTTTATCTACTTCTTGTCTATCTTTGTGATCTACATGTTTACAAGTACAAAGCAAACTTATACCATAAGACCGAGGCTTTACATTG GTTTGTGTGTTACCTTAGCATTAGAAGTGGCAAGTTTGCGTTACGTGAATGATGAAGAACACAGAGCATGGGTTATAAATGTTCTCAGATCTTTATTCGCGGTTCTTGCTTCAGCTCAGCTTCTTCATTCTGCTTTTACATACAG GGACTATGAAGTACTAAACCACAACATTCTCTTGAGATTAGTTGACAAGGTTAACAGCATGCAGAGCAAGAGAGAGATCTTGTGGGATGAAGATACGGATAGCGAGGTTGACTGGAATTCTTGGATTGATACAGATATAACTGATGATGATGACAGTCTTGGGGATCCTGATTACAGAATCCCTGAACAGATCAAGGACAATGTGGGATTCACTTCATCAATGACGAAACGATTATACAATCTCCGTCCACGATAA
- the LOC103846117 gene encoding beta-1,2-xylosyltransferase has protein sequence MSKRSPCNLKIILYMLLLNSLFLCIYSAFHSSSSSPEPNPNLPLRFHVSLSNHSATQKPWPILPSYLPWTPPQNNLPARSCEGFFGNGFTGRVEFLKPRISKEGSWFRCFYRETLQSSICEGRNLRMVPDRIAMSRGGEKLEEVMGRNEEEEEFQEGAFEVAEHVSFKKRNRQTRRGFSAAGE, from the coding sequence ATGAGTAAGAGGAGTCCATGTAATCTGAAGATAATCCTGTACATGCTACTTCTCAACTCTCTCTTCCTCTGCATCTACTCCGCTTTCCACTCCTCATCGTCGTCTCCGGAGCCAAATCCAAATCTCCCATTGCGATTTCACGTCTCTCTCAGCAACCACTCGGCGACTCAGAAGCCGTGGCCGATCTTACCTTCTTACCTTCCCTGGACTCCGCCGCAGAACAATCTCCCCGCTCGCTCCTGCGAAGGCTTCTTCGGGAACGGATTCACCGGGAGAGTTGAGTTCCTCAAACCGAGAATTTCTAAAGAAGGAAGCTGGTTTCGATGCTTCTACAGGGAGACGCTACAGAGCTCGATATGCGAGGGGAGGAATCTGAGGATGGTCCCCGATCGGATCGCGATGTCGAGAGGAGGCGAGAAGCTAGAGGAAGTCATGGGGAGgaacgaggaggaggaggagtttCAAGAAGGCGCGTTTGAGGTAGCGGAACATGTTTCATTCAAGAAGAGAAACCGCCAAACGCGGCGCGGTTTCTCGGCGGCTGGTGAATGA